The following proteins are co-located in the Haloplanus sp. HW8-1 genome:
- a CDS encoding plastocyanin/azurin family copper-binding protein, with protein sequence MVSKQPKEFLSRRKFAATFSSAVLAGFAGCSGGSGGGDGGDGGEATATDTPEPTATATATTTPTSTPTEEADAVIEVGPDGSYFDYVPERVRISAGDTVRWEFKSGGHNICAHPSHHSDVSLPEGAEPFGSHPEGNPQGINPQGATYTHTFDTTGDYTYVCILHVNNDMIGHLTVR encoded by the coding sequence ATGGTCTCAAAACAGCCAAAGGAGTTCCTGTCGCGACGGAAGTTCGCAGCCACCTTCAGTAGTGCCGTTCTCGCCGGATTCGCCGGCTGTTCCGGCGGTAGCGGTGGCGGTGACGGCGGCGACGGTGGGGAGGCGACGGCGACCGACACGCCGGAGCCGACGGCGACAGCCACGGCGACGACGACCCCCACGTCGACTCCCACAGAGGAGGCGGACGCCGTTATCGAAGTCGGTCCGGATGGGAGTTACTTCGACTACGTCCCGGAACGGGTTCGTATATCTGCGGGTGATACGGTCAGATGGGAGTTCAAATCGGGAGGCCACAACATCTGTGCTCATCCGTCACACCACTCGGACGTCTCGCTCCCCGAAGGAGCGGAACCGTTCGGCAGCCATCCAGAGGGGAACCCCCAGGGGATCAACCCGCAGGGGGCAACGTACACGCACACGTTCGACACCACGGGTGACTACACGTACGTCTGCATCTTGCACGTGAACAACGACATGATCGGCCACCTTACCGTTCGATAA